The Huiozyma naganishii CBS 8797 chromosome 3, complete genome genome contains a region encoding:
- the NHX1 gene encoding bifunctional K:H/Na:H antiporter NHX1 (similar to Saccharomyces cerevisiae NHX1 (YDR456W); ancestral locus Anc_5.573) — protein MIQRYLLTLALNFAWSYAKNFAVSRSGDDDDEFLPVPSAPSSADPIVGDPEEDLNPVTEEMFSSWALFIMLFLLISALWSSYYLTQRKIRAVHETVLSIFYGMVIGLIIRMTPGHYIQDTVTFNSSYFFNVLLPPIILNSGYELNQVNFFNNFWSILMFAIPGTFISAVVLGVILFIWTALGLESVDISLVDALSVGATLSATDPVTILSIFNAYKVDPKLYTIIFGESLLNDAISIVMFETCQKFRGQPATISSFFEGIGLFLMTFSVSLLIGVLIGILVALLLKHTHIRRFPQIESCLVLLIAYESYFFSNGCHMSGIVSLLFCGITLKHYAYYNMSRRTQITIKYIFQMLARLSENFIFIYLGLELFTEVELVYKPLLIIVTAISICVARWCSVFPLSRLVNWIHRVKVMRSTPLEMRSTIAISDEIPYNYQVMTFWAGLRGAVGVALALGIQGEYKFTLLATVLVVVVLTVIIFGGTTASMLEMLNIKTGCVNEDDDSDDEFDIEAVRPITIYGSGSTGQTYSDESLEYPNISEADSRIAMTEPNNGVNFTNRNGSTMSVSGRGVGKDAVKMTTTQRSNFSSSHILLPTDDGLSNTNTAPSVAGGYLDRTNLSNKLSGFFNPDSQWFQNFDENVLKPVFLDANDAKENREPSTSRAGTPQVTSNRRNQ, from the coding sequence ATGATTCAGCGATATCTGCTCACTTTGGCCTTGAACTTTGCTTGGTCCTATGCCAAGAATTTTGCCGTATCGAGGAGCGgagatgacgatgacgaattTCTACCAGTGCCCAGTGCACCAAGTTCAGCAGACCCAATTGTAGGGGATCCTGAGGAGGACCTGAACCCAGTCACAGAGGAGATGTTTTCTTCATGGGCTCTTTTCATCATGTTATTTTTACTCATTTCTGCTCTTTGGTCAAGTTATTACTTAACCCAAAGGAAGATTAGGGCTGTTCATGAAACCGTCCTGTCCATTTTCTACGGTATGGTCATAGGTTTGATTATCAGAATGACACCTGGGCATTACATACAGGATACGGTGACGTTCAACTCATCTTACTTCTTCAATGTGTTGCTACCTCCTATTATTCTAAATTCTGGGTACGAGCTGAATCAGgtgaatttcttcaataatTTCTGGTCAATATTGATGTTTGCAATACCCGGTACGTTCATATCTGCCGTGGTGCTGGGGGTTATACTTTTCATTTGGACGGCATTGGGTTTGGAGAGTGTAGATATTTCGTTGGTCGATGCATTATCGGTGGGTGCTACCCTATCAGCCACAGATCCTGTCACCATCTTGTCTATTTTCAACGCATACAAAGTGGATCCGAAACTGTATACCATTATCTTTGGGGAGTCTTTGCTGAACGATGCAATCTCGATTGTGATGTTTGAGACATGCCAGAAATTTCGGGGTCAGCCAGCCACCATCTcatcattttttgaaggtaTCGGACTTTTCCTGATGactttctctgtttctctGTTAATTGGGGTTTTAATTGGTATACTAGTTGCATTGCTCTTAAAGCACACCCACATTAGAAGATTCCCGCAAATTGAGAGCTGCCTAGTGCTTCTGATCGCTTACGAATCATATTTCTTCTCTAACGGATGCCACATGTCGGGTATTGTCTCACTGTTGTTTTGTGGGATCACGTTGAAGCACTATGCCTATTACAATATGTCAAGAAGAACGCAGATCACAATCAAATACATATTCCAAATGCTGGCAAGACTTTCCGAAAATTTCATCTTCATTTATCTAGGGTTGGAGCTATTTACCGAGGTGGAATTGGTTTACAAACCATTACTGATCATTGTTACAGCCATCTCCATCTGTGTAGCCCGGTGGTGTTCTGTTTTCCCCCTATCCCGCCTTGTCAACTGGATTCACAGAGTGAAAGTTATGAGATCAACCCCGCTAGAAATGAGGTCGACGATTGCCATTTCAGACGAAATACCTTATAATTATCAAGTTATGACTTTTTGGGCAGGATTGCGTGGTGCTGTGGGTGTTGCATTGGCACTGGGTATCCAAGGTGAGTATAAATTCACCCTCTTGGCGACCGTTCTAGTTGTCGTTGTACTAACTGTCATTATCTTTGGGGGCACAACAGCAAGTATGTTGGAGATGCTAAACATTAAGACGGGGTGTGTTaatgaggatgatgacAGCGATGATGAATTTGATATCGAGGCAGTGAGGCCAATTACTATTTACGGGTCAGGTAGCACCGGTCAGACGTACTCTGATGAAAGCTTAGAGTATCCAAATATATCAGAGGCAGACAGCAGAATAGCGATGACCGAACCTAATAATGGCGTGAATTTTACTAACAGAAACGGGTCGACAATGAGTGTTTCAGGTAGAGGTGTTGGGAAGGACGCTGTAAAGATGACAACGACACAACGGAGCAATTTCAGCTCAAGTCATATCCTGCTCCCCACCGATGACGGGTTGTCTAATACAAACACGGCACCGTCCGTCGCTGGAGGTTATCTCGATAGAACAAATTTGAGTAACAAACTCAGTGGGTTCTTCAACCCCGACTCTCAATGgttccaaaactttgatGAAAACGTTCTGAAACCGGTATTTTTAGATGCGAATGATGCAAAGGAAAATCGAGAACCGAGTACATCGAGGGCAGGCACACCACAGGTAACATCCAATCGTAGGAATCAGTGA
- the GUK1 gene encoding guanylate kinase (similar to Saccharomyces cerevisiae GUK1 (YDR454C); ancestral locus Anc_5.572) → MPRPIVISGPSGTGKSTLLKKLLAEYPDTFGFSVSSTTRSPRAGEVDGKDYNFATVDQFKKMIEENKFIEWAQFSGNYYGTTVDSVKQVTSSGKTCILDIDMQGVIAVKKSDLNARFLFVAPPSVDDLRKRLEGRGTETAESLQKRLDAAKAELEYAQTGAHDKTVVNDDLEKAYKELKEFIFEK, encoded by the coding sequence ATGCCTCGCCCAATTGTTATTTCGGGTCCAAGTGGTACTGGGAAATCCactcttttgaaaaagctGCTTGCTGAATACCCTGACACGTTTGGGTTCAGCGTGTCGTCCACGACTAGATCTCCAAGAGCCGGAGAAGTCGATGGTAAGGATTACAATTTCGCCACGGTCGAccaattcaaaaaaatgattGAGGAGAACAAGTTCATTGAGTGGGCTCAATTTTCGGGCAATTACTACGGTACCACCGTTGACTCAGTTAAGCAAGTTACATCTTCCGGGAAAACTTGTATCTTGGATATCGATATGCAAGGTGTCATAGCGGTAAAGAAGAGCGACTTGAACGCAAGATTTCTGTTTGTTGCGCCCCCATCTGTGGACGATCTAAGGAAAAGATTGGAAGGCAGAGGTACAGAAACTGCCGAATCCTTACAGAAGAGACTGGATGCAGCCAAGGCGGAATTGGAATACGCCCAGACTGGTGCTCATGACAAAACTGTTGTGAACgacgatttggaaaaggCGTAtaaagaattgaaggagttcATCTTTGAGAAATAA